A region of the Hyperolius riggenbachi isolate aHypRig1 chromosome 9, aHypRig1.pri, whole genome shotgun sequence genome:
TGGGGATTGTCACATGCCGCATGAAGGGCGCCTCAGGTGGGGGGCAAGGTGTCAAATCTCTCCTTGAAGGATCCAGCCATTAAAAAAGGTGATTTTGTTCACAGTGTTTTAAGCTGCTGAGCAAtgcagtttatatatatatatatatatatatatatatatatatatatatatatatatagtttttttaaaTTCTTCTTTAACTTTGAGCTGCAGTCCTGGAGATGTCTTTTATAGAGCCATTGTCGTGAAGCTTCCTGACGTGTTTCTTCAAGTCAAAATTCCTACAGAAGCCTTTTCCACAGGTCCCACAAGTAAAAGGCTTCTTGTCGTTATGGGTGTGCATGTGAAAAGTTAAATTGTAGATCTGGTGGAAGGCTTTGTTGCAGATGGTGCATTTGTACTGCTTCTCCCCACTGTGGGTCAACTTGTGATTTTTGTAAttccctgaaaaaaaaagaagaaaacagaaatgtaattaaaataatttttgttaCAAATAagaaaaagtttcccatttgttatTTCTCAGCCAGCTACTAGTATACAGTTTCCTCCAGGAAAAAGCGCCATTAGGATTGGGTCCACAAGTCGCTGGTCACTTGTCAAACTTAGTCCTCATCAACCTAATTGAACAGGCAACTGTcaaattaaaaaattataaaaaggtCAGATTTCTGACCCGGAGAAATTACAAACAGGGAGAAAAACTTTGCAAGGGGAAAAAATGGCACATCCTATTTAGACTAATGTGGTTAATAATGCTGGTGAAATCTGTCTGGTGGAATTACGCTGAACAGGCTCAGACTACTGGCTGTTAAACCTGAactttaaatgatttttttttttaaatcagaagtTAAGAGAACCCAAGCATTGATTATCTATCTGTTGGAGACATttgagaaaaaaacaataatatggaGGTTTTGACAGATATTGTTATTTTCAATAGAAAATACAGGGTACTTGCATAATTGCTTAATAATATTATGCATAGTAAttccataaaaaaaaacctatcccATATAAAGGTGGCCGGTCATACACTTAGCAATTTCCTCATTCCATTCCTTACAGCTTTGATGCATCTGCTGGGAATtgattccccaaaatgtcagatcgatTTTCTAAATCGATTGAAAGTATGGATCATAACAATTGGGGGCGGGGCAAGAGCGTGGGCAGATCGATGGCCTTTAGCTTTGCAGTGCATCTAGCAGTGGAACTCTGcagtttgatcgattttcaatagatttactgctggaatctattgaaaattgatgtgcagtATATGGTAGGAACCAATTCCTTCTGAATCGATTCTTCTCAGAAAGGAATCaattgttttggaacattggatGGAAATCTATAAGTGCATGACCAGCTTTGAAGATATGTGACAATAATAAAAGAAAAGGAAAcgatgaatgaaaaaaaaaactattaaaaaaataataatctgtaGAAATATAGTATTTCATTACCTTTTTGGTGGAATCCCTTGCCGCAAAATTCACAGACGAATGGTTTATACCCAGCGTGGATTCTAATGTGAGTGTTTAAGGTGGAACTCCTGTTAAAAGCCTTGCCGCactgattgcacttgtggggtttctcctATTAACAAAAATAGAATAGATACATATAAATAAAGAAATCGGAGGTCAGTTAGGAGTAGAGCACAGTTTGGAACAGCGAGGGACAGGAATGGGGAGCTGTTACCTGCGTGTGGATGATCTTGTGCCGGCACAGGGTGCTTGCCTGTCGGAAGCCCTTGCCACAAACTTTACAGACAAAAGGCCTGGCCCCGGTGTGCACGGGCATGTGCCTGGTGAGGTTGTAGTGGGCATTGAagacctgggacacaggagaatgAGGGAAAGTGAACACGGTAACTCTGGCTGGATACatgaattacaaaaaaacaaaatctgtCGCATTGCAAATAATTCTCTCCCTGGGTCCAGAGTGTTCAGGTGTGAAAGCCCAATAGAACTGTACTGTAATTCTATAAGCTGGAAGCAGAACTCCGCTGGAACTTGTAGTGCTAGGTAGAGATCCATAATAAAGAGTTACTCAGTATATAATCTTGTGCTTCTAATGCGAGCAACTCTTAAGCTTTTAATGAGTACAGTAAAGACAGGGAAGCATATATAATATGTACCACAGCTTCATGGGTGAGGAATGCCGGCATTGGTAGTGCACAACATGCTACAATGTCGCCCATGCCAGCTCAGGGAAGTGCGATATACAGGATCGGTGAGGAAGGATGGACACTGtaaaattatctatctatctatctatctatctatctatctatctatctatctatctatctatttaaatATGTgtgtaatataaatatatatatcaccATAATATCCGATCCTCTAATACAgttcactttattattattatgtcagTAAGTGAGAGTAGAAAcattcagttttattttatatcattTGTTACTATTTGATTAAATATTAATGCTATCTATAATTACGTTTATCTATACACACTATCAGACACAGGCAGAAATTCTTATAGTACTAAGATGAAggtgaagtaatataaacaatacttGATGGTATTCAGGATTTAGTACTATATTAATAAtgcattttgtttaaaaaatatgATTTATCAGAGGTATATATGAAATATTATGTATACTATAATGCTATTTGCACCTATAACTGTATACGGTAGTAAGGTGAAGCAATAAAAAATACCTTATTTCGGACTATTCAATAGAACTGAATTAATTCGTAAATTTGTTTTTAATCTACGATGTAGCTGCAATGCTGACATTATATTTGTTATACGCACCATATGGTTGATATGCAGATACAAGCGCATATCAGAGTAACAAGACTCataattatatactgtatgttatttttaatacattataATGGAAAATTTTAGAAAATATTTTGTTAGGCAAAGATGAACTTAAATAGTAATATAAGAAAACGGTATATACTATGTATTGGCGAAGCCTGTCAGGTGAATAATTGCAGACTCACTCAGCAGTAATGTGCCTGTTCTAATAAGGCTTACCTTGCCACACACTTCACAGGTGAAGATTTTAGGTTTGCCATCTATAGGACTGGCACCAAGTTTACTGTGGCTTTTGGggttcctctccactgccagagcCGTGTTCTCTTTCATCACCTGGTCCAGCTGCCCAGGTAACCTTTCCTTATGTGGGTACTGGGCAATGGGGAACTTCTCAGGCGACAGTCCGGAAAGTTTGGCATTCTCCAGCAGGTAGAGTTTGTGATGGGCGCTGAGGGTCGCCTGGGACTGGGCGTTCAGAACGCTGGACGGGATAAGCTGTCCGTTTAAAAGGTCGGAGGGGCTGTAAGCAGAGTCCAGGTAGTTAAAGTAATAGAGGGGGGCGTTAGTTCCTGGCATGCCCACAGCCTGGTTGATGACCTGAGGTTTGATGACTCTACTGGGCACCACCGAGTGGCCCATGCTGAGGTCGCCTTTGCAGCACATACCGCAGCTGGGCTTGCACAAGCCAGAAGAGGCACATATAGGAGCCCTCAGAGTGTTCTTCCAGATCTCCGAGTAGTTCAGCAGAGCCTTGGAGTGGACATCATAGCCCAGGGACTGCACTGGGATCATGCATGTCATGGGCGAGCACAGGTTCAGAAGCTTCTTAGCGTCGCTGTCCGTCAGTGTGTGGTTCTGCTCGAAAAACGCCGGCTTGGGCTCGGAAGACTTGGCCATGATCCTCTCTATGGAGAAAGCCAGCGTCTTGGGGGTGCTGGAAGCCCCGTTTCTTCCTTCCAGCCGCTGGCAGGTGGGCATGACTGGCTCCAGGGTAGCTGAGCTTGCCATGCTGAAGGGGGTCTCTCTTGCTCTGCTGCAGCGACAGCCAACTGGACGTCACCCGGCTCTTCCCTGCATTCCAAAGCAGCCAGAACACACAAATCAATGTAATAAGCAACTTACTCATGTCATGTCACCTATTTACATTCAAATGAACaacccctcaaccccccccccccccccccaaacacacacacacacacacacaccaaccaacagAACAATAACACCCAGGGGTACCAGATTAATGCTCATTAAGCAGCTTGCGCAAAAGTAACAGGCTAGGCTGGACTGAGTTAGTAAAACCAGGCAGTCAGGGTGGATATCCTCCATGCAAACTGAATATAAGTGCTAAATGTGGCCAGGAAACTTCCTTACCTCTTCCAGGCTCATGGAGCGGGGCTGGACTGCAGAGACCCTGTCACATTGCGCAGGCAAAGCATCCTCAACAGCTTGAGATCAATGTCTTTCCACACTTTGCTGACATCACATGAAGTCACAGCAGTCACTCCAAGCAGAATGACATGGAGAAGCCCCAGCTAGTGCAAGTCTACTTACCCCCAGCTCTGATTGATGGAGGGGAGCGGTGATACtcgctacaacacacacacacacacacacacactgaataaCTCACACTGCACACAAAGTTTGATGGGGaggacctgcagcagcacaggagccccACACACACTCCATGGAAAGGATTAATCGACGTGTCATCCTCTATTGTAGGTCTGAATTGCTTACACATTTCCCTGGCATTGATAAGTGCCGAGACTAATGGCCACTCACGTATATAGAGACAGCAGCGCTGGATTATATACATTTTCTGCTAATTAAATCACAATTGACATAATCACTGGTAAACACTCCAGTAGGGACATGGCACAATTTGGTAAAAAAACAAGTGTGTGTGCGCGGTgaagtctatctatctatctatctatctatctatctatctatctatctatctatctatctatctagctatcaTATGCTATCATATATCATCTATCTATCCATTtacccatatctatctatctatctatctatctatctatctatctatctatctatctatctatctatctatctatctatctatctatctatctatctatcaatcatATATCATCTATCTATCCATTTAcccacatctatctatctatctatctatctatctatctatctatctatctatctatctatctatctatctatctatctatctatctatctatctatctatctatcttcctacCTGCCTGCTTATCTATCAATCTATCTGTCTCTATTTATCTATATTTCTATCCATTTACCCATATCTATCTATGTATTATCTACATACCTATCTCTATTTATCTCTCTATCTCTttatctatctttctatctatccATTTacccatatctctctctctctctctctatgggcTGGATCAGACGgatgcttgcggagcgtttaccgcaagcgttcggaacgtcacggtaaacgctcccattcaagtgaatgggagcgtttacaccgagcttttgtgcGCTTTTacacgttcgggtcccgattttcgcgagcgttcgggctgcccctggaagcgacatgttgcttccagggagcggccaaccgcgacggctaatgttcccctaggggaagaaaaaaacgtGACCGCATCACGactcgaccgaaggctactgaaagcctgaccgcgcagctgccgcaacgcccccagacgcgacgccacgcagacgtccgtctgaaccagccctatctatctatctatctatctatctatctaatctatctatctatctatctatctatctatctatctatctatctatctatctctctatccatccatccctctatctatctctctatccatccatccctctatctatctatcatcctatccatccatccatccatccatctatcttacTACCTCCCTACCTATATATTTATGCATCTCTCTACCCATATACACAATCCTTTTTTTACGCTTACGTACTTACACATGTTTGTGGTAGAGTCAATGCAGCTATTATACACCATACTCCAGCTAACATTtgtgtttaaataaaaaatgcaatACCAATCTATTTATGAAAATTTAATATTACATATATTTATTGTGCTGTAATATTCTATCTatatatctgtctatctatctatctcactcACTCACATTATTTATATTTGCATACATTGTATTTCCATGTATGGCACTGACATTTCCATTGCTGTTACACCCGTGCACATGCTGTATTCCTCATCCCCACGTCTGCTCACAGGGCTATGAGGGTCATTTTCCATGTCGCCATTGTGCTCCTCATAGCAGGGTGACATCAGGCACCTCAAGTGTGTAATGAGAGCGCCTCAGATCCCCCCATCAATGCGTTATCACGTTAACTTTCTGCACCGGTCTAGAATTACACTCCAAATAATTGAATATTGTAGGGTTGGTCTATTAAGAGGCGCTGGAAGAAGGCTACAAAATTACAGGGACCGTGCCTCAGATGTCTGCTGTTTGTATACTTGTGAAATGCCCCATTTCCACCTGTTTAACAAGCAGATTGGAATAGCAGACCCTCTCTATCTCCCTCTCTTTCTGGATCTGATTAAACGTCCTCTTTCCTTCTTAGACTATTcaggggaaacatttttttctgattcATAAAGCTGGATTCTACAGCTCTTTCACTTTCAGGCTGTATGGCGCTGCATGGGAGCAGGTTTTGTGCTTGTTCTAAAATAGTGGAGGATTATCAAAGGGGTGTGTTAACaagagggggggaaggggggtagcTTGGCTAGAGGTAAAACAGGCAAAgaaatgcccccctcccctttaaaaAAGGACTAAGTTTTGAAGAATTCACAGAGTTCCTTTTACAAATCTTTAATGCTCTGCTACAAtgacaaccccccctccctccttaacATTTAGCTAGTGTTGTTTTCAGGACAGTTTACCTATTCTGAACACACTACAACAGACTAGGCTTTTTATGGCCAATCCTAAGTGAGTTGAAGGCTTTAGCTTGCGCCACATTTTGCGCACTTTGCGTTAGTATTGTAGGAAGAGCTGCTGAATTGTGACACAAAACCTCGCTGAAGTTATTTTTAGTGTGTTTCTCTTGACAAACACTAAACAATTAGCTACATGCCTTATTTATATACTATTTGGCACTACACTAATCCATTGAAGTTCTGTGTTTTGTGGTTTGTGTAACTAACTACTCGTCCACCTTGTTTGTTTTATTATAGTGGTCACCAGGCAATGCCTAGTATGGCCTGTGCAAAGTCTGAACATAAACAAATATATAAAcacaaaaaaagtaacaaaacaaaATAGGTGTAAATGTTACAGCGCTTTAAATTAATTGTTTTGTGTATGTGCTGATTTCAACAACAGGAAGACCCTGTGGAAGACCTCTGCTATACAATCATTAATACATACAATCACTTATGGATATTATTTTTGAAAGTCGCTTTCTCGTCGTATGTCATTAAATTATACATTCTTGCATGATGGGAAGACGAGCGTATAGACGTTCATATTCCAACGCTAcagacacacaaaacacacacacgcaaagcacaaacacacacgcacacgcaaagCACACACACGCaaagcacaaacacacacaaaacacacactcgcaaagcacaaacacacatacacagaacACACACGTCTATTCATCAGTATTCTTCGGACACCAGTGAGAATGAATTATTCTTCTTGTATCACACCTAAAACGGATGTGTATATTTGTGAGATGTTGTGTACTCAGAAGCAATGGATTGAAATAAGTATAtgcgtagatagatagatagatagatagatagatagatagatagaaggaGAGCATGGAGAGTGACAGAGAAAGTTTGGAGAAAGAGAGAAATTTGAGCAGGGGTACTAGGGTGGGAATGGGCTGAAGAAAGAAAGCGAGATACGCTGAAAATAGAAAGTGAAGATAGAATGAAAGTAAAGAGAGTGAAGAGGGAGAGGGTGGAGGTGACTGACAACAGAAAGTGTGAAATAAAATAACGGGAGACTGAGATATGGAACAAACAGATGCTGAAACAGTGAGGAAGAgtttgaaaacaaaggaaacggtgtgtgtgtgtgtgtgtgtgtgtgtgtgtgtgtgtgtgtgtgtgtgtgtgtagtgtgtgtgtgtgtgtatatagtgtgtgtgtgtgtgtgtgtgtgtgtgtgtgtgtgtgtgtgtgtgtgtgtgtgtgtgtatagtgtgtgtgtgtgtgtgtgtgtgtgtgtgtgtgtatatagtgtgtgtgtgtgtgtgtgtgtgtgtatagtgtgtgtatatatagtgtttctgtgtgtgtgtgtgtgtgtacaatgtgtgtgtgtgtgtgtacaatgtgtgtgtgtgtgtgtgtatagtgtgtgtgtatgtgtacaatgtgtgtgtgtgtgtatagtgtgtgtgtatgtagtgtgtgtgtgtgtgtattataatgtgtgtgtgtatatatagtgtctgtgtgtgtgtgtgtgtgtgtgtgtgtgtatagtgtgtgtgtgtgtacaatgtgtgtgtgtatatatatgtgtgtgtgtagtgtgtgtgtgtgtttgtgagccATAAACACACACAACCACCACACTATAAGCATATACACACGTACCACTAACATGCACAACATAAGCACGTACACCGTAAACCTATATACACacaacataaacacacacacacacacacacacacacacacacacacacacacacacacacacacacacacacacacacacacacacacacacacacacacacacacacacacacacacaccatacatttacaCACACAAATAACCCCTTCCCCCCAAACACCCACTCTTATTATCAGAAGCAGCTTCAGTCCTTCCCTGTTATTGTCACACACTTGCAGTTGCAAATGTTACTATTTGTATGAAGGCAGCACTGTTATCACTATTTATACATGCCGTCATTCCACTACAGGAAATTATGCAACCTCTGAGTATAATTAGTTTTGTAAATTATTCATATTAAGGACATAAGAAGTGAATTGTCTCCGCTTTGTATAATGTGTTTGTATTTACTCTTATTACCTTTTCCTATAGACGGTGTACAGCATCACGTCTGGAGGTTAATATCCACCCACTAAATAGGGGTGCAGAGCTAAGGTGTTACCTGGTGTCCAGTTATGACTATGAAACAGTTGATTTCTCGGAATACTTCACACACTTTTTATTCATatttaaaagtatatatatatatatatatatatatatatatatatatatatatatatatatatatatacacacacacacacacacatgtattattttaacaaCAATCCCTGTGCAACTGTGGGTCCTGCGATTATAGATGATTATAGATGCTTTTTGCGACcccataaacaaaaacaaaacacaatcaAACATTTTCACTCTTTGTTGCCCAGTGTTATTTGCTTTTTCAAATTACCCCATTACAGAATCCCAAGGTAACCAAGGGAGAGCAGCCTGCTTAATTCAGGAGGTGATTATGTAAATGAACTCACAAAAGATAAGACCAGTCACTGGAAATAGCACATTCAGAAGTGAATGTGGAGAATGTTC
Encoded here:
- the FEZF2 gene encoding fez family zinc finger protein 2; the protein is MASSATLEPVMPTCQRLEGRNGASSTPKTLAFSIERIMAKSSEPKPAFFEQNHTLTDSDAKKLLNLCSPMTCMIPVQSLGYDVHSKALLNYSEIWKNTLRAPICASSGLCKPSCGMCCKGDLSMGHSVVPSRVIKPQVINQAVGMPGTNAPLYYFNYLDSAYSPSDLLNGQLIPSSVLNAQSQATLSAHHKLYLLENAKLSGLSPEKFPIAQYPHKERLPGQLDQVMKENTALAVERNPKSHSKLGASPIDGKPKIFTCEVCGKVFNAHYNLTRHMPVHTGARPFVCKVCGKGFRQASTLCRHKIIHTQEKPHKCNQCGKAFNRSSTLNTHIRIHAGYKPFVCEFCGKGFHQKGNYKNHKLTHSGEKQYKCTICNKAFHQIYNLTFHMHTHNDKKPFTCGTCGKGFCRNFDLKKHVRKLHDNGSIKDISRTAAQS